In one Epinephelus moara isolate mb chromosome 6, YSFRI_EMoa_1.0, whole genome shotgun sequence genomic region, the following are encoded:
- the plekhf2 gene encoding pleckstrin homology domain-containing family F member 2 yields the protein MVDRLANSEANSKRIAVVEGCFGAAGQPLAIPGRVLIGEGVLTKLCRKKPKARQFFLFNDILVYGNIVIQKKKYNKQHIIPLESVTIDTVPDEGDLRNGWLIKTPTKSFAVYAATATEKSEWMNHIGKCVGDLLQKSGKAPTGEHAAVWVPDSEATVCMRCQKVKFTPVSRRHHCRKCGYVVCGPCSEKKYLLPSQSSKPVRVCEYCYVQLTSGALAPRTDSISRLGSKFNNLSDDDDEDDSSD from the coding sequence ATGGTGGACCGGCTTGCGAACAGCGAGGCCAACTCCAAGCGGATCGCAGTGGTCGAGGGCTGCTTCGGCGCTGCGGGCCAGCCGCTGGCCATCCCCGGCCGCGTGCTGATCGGCGAGGGCGTCCTCACCAAACTCTGCCGCAAGAAGCCCAAGGCGCGCCAGTTCTTCCTCTTCAATGACATCCTGGTCTACGGCAACATCGTCATCCAGAAGAAGAAGTACAACAAGCAACACATCATCCCGCTGGAGAGCGTCACCATCGACACAGTGCCGGACGAAGGCGACCTGCGCAATGGCTGGCTCATCAAGACGCCCACCAAGTCCTTCGCCGTCTACGCAGCCACCGCCACTGAGAAGTCAGAGTGGATGAACCACATAGGGAAGTGTGTGGGAGACTTGCTGCAAAAGAGCGGCAAGGCTCCGACGGGTGAGCACGCTGCCGTGTGGGTGCCTGACTCGGAGGCCACAGTGTGCATGCGCTGCCAGAAGGTAAAGTTCACGCCAGTCAGCCGCCGCCACCACTGCAGGAAGTGCGGTTACGTGGTTTGCGGGCCGTGCTCGGAGAAGAAGTACCTCCTGCCCAGCCAGTCGTCCAAACCTGTTCGCGTCTGCGAGTACTGCTACGTGCAGCTGACGTCAGGAGCCCTGGCGCCGCGCACAGACTCCATCAGCCGGCTGGGGTCAAAGTTCAACAACCTGTCGGACGATGACGACGAAGACGACAGCAGTGACTGA